The region TGACCGCATTATTATTTCCTTCAAACATAACATTGTGGAGTACAGTGCCAAATTCAGTAACtatgtatttgtcccaaacactACAGAGgacaatgtacagtatatcaaaaaaacctttttttttcttaatacCATGTAAAATTCCTCTCCTGGGCATAGATTTTcgtgtgtaaatgtatttcagGAACTGGGATAACAGTTCCAAAAAGAAATCTGTTTGCAACATTTAACAATCTCTGTCTGccccccacaaccccaccctcaccccacccctgcAGCCTGAGTCTGAGCAGGAGAAGCCCTGCCACTGGGGGCAGGATCGCAGGGTCCTGCTGGGGCTCACCTGCTCCTCCTTCATCTCCATACTGCTGGGACTGGTGGTCTATTATCGCAGCCGTTCAAACACGGCTTGCCCATCAGTGATGCCCTGGCAAGGTATATCCTCGCATTATCCAGAggaattttttattattgctttgAAATAATTGCGATGTCGGCAGTATGGACCTCAtacgccccctctctctctctctctctctctctctctctctctctctctctctcctctctctctctctctctctctctctctctctctccctctctctctctctctctctctttctctctctctctctctctcttccgtcCTCAGCCCCGCCgccctgcctctcctctgcCTGCCAGAAGGCCGCAGCGCGACTGTCCACCGCCGCGGATCCCTTCGCCCAGCCCTGTGACTACTTCCTGGCCAGCTGCGGGGCAGAGGGGCTGGCGGCCACCTccaggaggagacagagaggccAGCAGCTCGcccggggagagaggggtctGGTGGAGAGGGCGCCGGGCGAGCCAGGGAGAGTGGTGCATTTGGACAGAGTTACAGATGCTCTTCCTTACAGTGTAGCAGACAAACAATCTCTGTTACAAGCACTAAGGGAGATTTTGGGtaagtttttgtgtgttttgcttgacttttgttgctattttgtgttgtgtccaacttttatgtttttttttcgttttcttttttaGTATCAGTATTCATAATGTCCTGGTCTCCCCATTTGTCAGAATCTCCAGACAGGCCGAGCTCAATGAACTCAGCAGAGCAGAAAGTGCGAATGTTCTACCGCAGCTGTATGAACACGAGTGCAATAGAAAGAGTTGGGTCAGAACCGGTTCTGAAGCTCATACGGAAGGTGACTGTTCAGCAGGAAAAGACAACACACTTTGATGGAAATGTATTGGCTTCTCTTTAGTGAATTTATTTTAAGAAGTTGTGTGTAGCACAGAATGTTTGAGATGGCAATTAACCATATATAAGAAGTaaatctcactctctctttttctcgctcactcactcactttctctctttttatttCTGTCCTTGTGATTTCTGGGAGTTGATAGTTTTCTGTGCCTTGTGCTGTTTTGTTATAGTGTtacaataaaggtgtgtaaaggtctctttctctctctctctctctctctctctctctctctctctctctctctctctctctctctctctccacagctgGGGGGCTGGGCAGTGTCTGGACAGTGGAATCGAACCAGCTTTAGCAGTACCCTctcccgcctgatgagagagtACTCCACTTTTCCCTTCTTCAGTGTCTATGTCGGCAAGCATCGGAATGACAGTGACTGTAGTGACAGGAAGTACATACAGGTCAGTGAGGCTGCTGCATTGAACTGTTATACTACATCTTATACTACAATTTACACCTGTAAAAATCACCATGATTGTCATTAGGTTCTACAGGTAGGCTGGCAAGGAATGATGTCCATTGCAGCTTGCTTTAGCCTGTTCAGACGGGGCTAAATGTCAGTGTAGGTTGTTCTGTTGATGTTGGTTAGCATAACAGGGGACCGAGTTAGCATGAAACCACTTATTTATGGGATGCAGGTATCAGCAAAGGAATGTTAAATGAAAGCTTGTCCTTTTTCCATAGATAGATCAACCAGAGTTTCATATTCCTGTGGAATgggacagtaaaaaaaataaatccaaagtGACACATCCGGTAAGACTCTTTTAGTGATAGTGCCTTGTCAAGATACACAAATATATCAATATACAATTTATGATGTTCTTCAATATTGCCTTTGTAGTTTTGTCCTTCCATTAATTTGAGTCGGTTAattatttgtgtaaaataaagcataataagtgtaataatggtaataataatcataataataataataattattattattattattattaaatatttataaatattattattattaatctatacagtatttacacagtattatttttatatgcatgtttatttatatatgttaTTAACAGTAACTATGTGGTTATGTTTACAAGTCAtaccaactctctctctctctttctctctctgtcttccatccgtcgctccctccctcctccagacCCTACTTCAGCTCCTCCATTTACACCTCCAGCTGCTGGGTCTTCTGGGCGTGCCGTCCAGCAGCACTAACCGCCACACGGGCATGTTCATGCAGCTGCTCTCTGAGCTGGCCCTGGccacctcccccctgccccaccgCCTGCAGAGACAGCTGCTGCACCAGCGCCTGACCTTGAGGGAGCTTCAGGTCCGAGTGCCCTCCCCTGCCCctttccacctcctcctccacctcctcctcttcctccacctcctcttccccctccacctcccccctgccccaccgCCTGCAGAGACAGCTGCTGCACCAGCGCCTGACCTTGAGGGAGCTTCAGGTCCGAGTGCCCTCCCCTGCCCctttccacctcctcctccacctcctcctcttcctccacctcctcttccccctccacctcccccctgccccaccgCCTGCAGAGACAGCTGCTGCACCAGCGCCTGACCTTGAGGGAGCTGCAGGTCCGAGTGCCCTCCCCTGCCCctttccacctcctcctcctcctcctcttcctccccctctccctgcatcCGTCTGTCTGCTCGACACTGTCTGTGACATAACACGTTTCTGTTGCTCTCACCCACCATTGTGATAAGTGTTAATTTATTGTGTCAGCGCATATTCCTTTCTGTGTTCCTGTTGCTTCTGTTATTTGCCTAATACTTTTAACCCCACGACTGGTCCATTTTCACAGGCTGCTGCCCCTGCCATTGATTGGCTGGGCTGTCTGCGGGCGACTTTTCACCCGCTCCCTGTCAACCAATCTGATGTTGTCATCCTCCACAACCTGCCATACATCATGAGCATGTCCAAGACCATCAGCAAATGGCGCAGTATGGAAAGTGATAGGTACAATGATGAAAGGTCTAACCTCAGCCCCAATTATACTTTTCGGTGCAGAGAGGTGGCCTCTACCCAGTACCCTGCATCAGTGTATAACATGTTTAAGTAGGTCTGTTTTTACAATATTTCTTTGCTGCTATGACCTGACTGTAAATATGAATCATGTTGTTATCAGTTGTAGTAGCATACTGGGTTCAGTCCTGGGCACTGCGCTGCTCAAAATAATTTAACTGCATTGCTATTTTGACAGCATAGCTGCAATTAGAAGATATCAGATTATGCCACAGTGTTGAGCTCATTAGAGCTGAATGAATCTCGCTGCCTGATATGATATAAGAAAGGAGGCTGTAGTTTAACTGTACCCAAAATTTCTGATTAATTATGTATTAGAGTTGTCAGCTGCAGGCGTGCGTTGATACACTGTGCAACGGCTGGGGAATTCACAAGATAAACAAGACAGGGAACTTACAATATATACGGATCCATTTTCAACTGAGCAGTCGGGTGTTATCGGGTGATATCCTTAAATCCAGGAACTGCCCCAACTGCATTTGTCCTGAAATTCACAACCTAGATTTATTACAGTGTACTGTGACCCTCTTAAATagcccccccgtctctctctctctctctctctctctctctctcttctagtGGCCCACTCCACACCTTTATGATCCTCAGCCTCCTACACAAGGTCACACCTGCTTTGAGCTCCAAGTTTATTGAAATACAAACAATTATGTCTGTCCAGCTCGGAGACACATTGGAAGTGAGTACCAAGAAGTCAACAAGGGTAAATGGGAGTTGCGGTCTTTTATGTCGGAATGCCCATTCCATGTCATAATAGTCTTTGAAATGTAACCGCCTCTAATCTTCTCAAGGCCATCCCCCACTGGAAGAAGTGTGTTTTGGAGGCAGAGAAAGGATTTGACACCGTGTTCTTCAGCTTGATGAAAGAGAGAGTAGGAGAAAAAGAGGTGAACACAAGGCTGGGGTGCCACAGGTATCAGAACATTTTCTAGAGACAATGGATTTTGAGCATGGAAATTCAATTCTGtacatgtttttgcttttttgcttcACTAGGCAGAGGAGGTGATACAAGATGTGTATTCCTCCCTGAAGTCCACATTATCCATGCTTAAATGGAGAGATGAAGAGTTGCACTCATCTGTTCTGAACAGGGTAAAATTTATGgccattacagaaaaaaaaaccctgttttGTTTTAACTATGTAAAACATGCTGTCTACATGGTGAAcccaaaatgcattaaaaaaaataccctttaataaaaactgagaatctgcactttaaccaaatgtgattgtttgattacaaatctaaagtTGTAGAGTACAGGGCcagataaacaaaaaatatttatttgtcccAGACATTATGGAGGACACTGTATGATATAATATTAATCATGATATACTACATAGAACATGAATCACTCTTATTACCATTTACACTACTTATAATATGAATACTAATTACCTCCATGTTTCTTTTGTTCATAGGTTAGTTCACTTACTCCAAGACTTCCAATTAACAACGCAAAAATAGACCAACAATATTCAGAGGTAAATATCTGTGTTGACTGCTACTACTGAGCCGAGTAATATGATTTCTGGGTCCTTCTCAATGTTATAGTCGCTGAAAGTGGTgatctctctttatctctcagGTGGTAGTCAGTGAAGATGATTATTTCTCCAACTATCTGCAATCTCTCGCTCTTCAACAGAAGAGAAGAAACAGACTATTCTCTCAGACAACAGCACTTGATATGTGTGTAgagactctgtgtctgtgtgtgtgtctttgagtttgtgtgtgcgtgtgtgcttgcatggctgcttgtatgtgtgtgcatgtgt is a window of Conger conger chromosome 1, fConCon1.1, whole genome shotgun sequence DNA encoding:
- the kel gene encoding kell blood group glycoprotein isoform X2 — protein: MFDHQPAAQPESEQEKPCHWGQDRRVLLGLTCSSFISILLGLVVYYRSRSNTACPSVMPWQAPPPCLSSACQKAAARLSTAADPFAQPCDYFLASCGAEGLAATSRRRQRGQQLARGERGLVERAPGEPGRVVHLDRVTDALPYSVADKQSLLQALREILESPDRPSSMNSAEQKVRMFYRSCMNTSAIERVGSEPVLKLIRKLGGWAVSGQWNRTSFSSTLSRLMREYSTFPFFSVYVGKHRNDSDCSDRKYIQIDQPEFHIPVEWDSKKNKSKVTHPTLLQLLHLHLQLLGLLGVPSSSTNRHTGMFMQLLSELALATSPLPHRLQRQLLHQRLTLRELQAAAPAIDWLGCLRATFHPLPVNQSDVVILHNLPYIMSMSKTISKWRSMESDSGPLHTFMILSLLHKVTPALSSKFIEIQTIMSVQLGDTLEAIPHWKKCVLEAEKGFDTVFFSLMKERVGEKEAEEVIQDVYSSLKSTLSMLKWRDEELHSSVLNRVSSLTPRLPINNAKIDQQYSEVVVSEDDYFSNYLQSLALQQKRRNRLFSQTTALDILSNHPSLSSEEINIPLGLFVPPFFHPSYPRAVNYGRLGTLMAQKILLLLLPDIQSQSEAPQRVSDCVWAHYLRLTESLHGTDPPPLTPAQQREIWLQHTALHIALQAYNQSLLKCRGDSSLSSLSYTHLFLTSFAQNDCNSHPSNEHLPFEPYFLVTVICMNSDLCPKRMNCSHNFHQGISQNC
- the kel gene encoding kell blood group glycoprotein isoform X1 — encoded protein: MFDHQPAAQPESEQEKPCHWGQDRRVLLGLTCSSFISILLGLVVYYRSRSNTACPSVMPWQAPPPCLSSACQKAAARLSTAADPFAQPCDYFLASCGAEGLAATSRRRQRGQQLARGERGLVERAPGEPGRVVHLDRVTDALPYSVADKQSLLQALREILESPDRPSSMNSAEQKVRMFYRSCMNTSAIERVGSEPVLKLIRKLGGWAVSGQWNRTSFSSTLSRLMREYSTFPFFSVYVGKHRNDSDCSDRKYIQIDQPEFHIPVEWDSKKNKSKVTHPTLLQLLHLHLQLLGLLGVPSSSTNRHTGMFMQLLSELALATSPLPHRLQRQLLHQRLTLRELQAAAPAIDWLGCLRATFHPLPVNQSDVVILHNLPYIMSMSKTISKWRSMESDRYNDERSNLSPNYTFRCREVASTQYPASVYNMFNGPLHTFMILSLLHKVTPALSSKFIEIQTIMSVQLGDTLEAIPHWKKCVLEAEKGFDTVFFSLMKERVGEKEAEEVIQDVYSSLKSTLSMLKWRDEELHSSVLNRVSSLTPRLPINNAKIDQQYSEVVVSEDDYFSNYLQSLALQQKRRNRLFSQTTALDILSNHPSLSSEEINIPLGLFVPPFFHPSYPRAVNYGRLGTLMAQKILLLLLPDIQSQSEAPQRVSDCVWAHYLRLTESLHGTDPPPLTPAQQREIWLQHTALHIALQAYNQSLLKCRGDSSLSSLSYTHLFLTSFAQNDCNSHPSNEHLPFEPYFLVTVICMNSDLCPKRMNCSHNFHQGISQNC